A window of Ptychodera flava strain L36383 chromosome 1, AS_Pfla_20210202, whole genome shotgun sequence contains these coding sequences:
- the LOC139146359 gene encoding streptococcal hemagglutinin-like, translating to MILSPTISHEMVLSPTATISHEMILSYTATINHEMILSCTATISHEMILSCTATINHEMILSPTATINHEMILSPTATISHEMILSPTATISHEMILSPTATINHEMILSPTATISHEMILSPTATINHEMILSPTATISHEMILSPTATISHEMILSPSATINHEMILSPSATISHEMILSPSATINHEKILSPSATISHEMILSCTATINHEMIL from the coding sequence ATGATCCTATCACCTACCATCAGCCATGAAATGGTTCTATCACCTACAGCTACCATCAGCCATGAAATGATCCTATCATATACAGCTACCATCAACCATGAAATGATCCTATCATGTACAGCTACCATCAGCCATGAAATGATCCTATCATGTACAGCTACCATCAACCATGAAATGATTCTATCACCAACAGCTACCATCAACCATGAAATGATCCTATCACCTACAGCTACCATCAGCCATGAAATGATCCTATCACCTACAGCTACCATCAGCCATGAAATGATCCTATCACCTACAGCTACCATCAACCATGAAATGATCCTATCACCTACAGCTACCATCAGCCATGAAATGATCCTATCACCTACAGCTACCATCAACCATGAAATGATCCTATCACCTACAGCTACCATCAGCCATGAAATGATCCTATCACCTACAGCTACCATCAGCCATGAAATGATCCTATCACCTTCAGCTACCATCAACCATGAAATGATCCTATCACCTTCAGCTACCATCAGCCATGAAATGATCCTATCACCTTCAGCTACCATCAACCATGAAAAGATCCTATCACCTTCAGCTACCATCAGCCATGAAATGATCCTATCATGTACTGCTACCATCAACCATGAAATGATTCTATAG
- the LOC139146372 gene encoding uro-adherence factor A-like, producing the protein MILSPTATINHEMFLSPSATISHEMILSPTATINNKMFLSRTATISNEMILSPTATISYEMILSPSATISHEMILSPTAAINHKMFLSRTATISHEMILLPTATISNEMILSPTATISNEMILSPSATISHEMILSPTATINHKMFLSRTATISNEMILSPTATISHEMILSPSATISHEMILSCTATTNHKMFLSRSATTAMK; encoded by the coding sequence ATGATCCTATCACCTACAGCTACCATCAACCATGAAATGTTTCTATCACCTTCAGCTACCATCAGCCATGAAATGATCCTATCACCTACAGCTACcatcaacaataaaatgtttctATCACGTACAGCTACCATCAGCAATGAAATGATCCTATCACCAACAGCTACCATCAGCTATGAAATGATCCTATCACCTTCAGCTACCATCAGCCATGAAATGATCCTATCACCTACAGCTGCCATCAACCATAAAATGTTTCTATCACGTACAGCTACCATCAGCCATGAAATGATCCTATTACCTACAGCTACCATCAGCAATGAAATGATCCTATCACCAACAGCTACCATCAGCAATGAAATGATCCTATCACCTTCAGCTACCATCAGCCATGAAATGATCCTATCACCTACAGCTACCATCAACCATAAAATGTTTCTATCACGTACAGCTACCATCAGCAATGAAATGATCCTATCACCAACAGCTACCATCAGCCATGAAATGATCCTATCACCTTCAGCTACCATCAGCCATGAAATGATCCTATCATGTACAGCTACCACCAACCATAAAATGTTTCTATCACGTTCAGCTACCACAGCCATGAAATGA